A window of the Dioscorea cayenensis subsp. rotundata cultivar TDr96_F1 chromosome 14, TDr96_F1_v2_PseudoChromosome.rev07_lg8_w22 25.fasta, whole genome shotgun sequence genome harbors these coding sequences:
- the LOC120275506 gene encoding uncharacterized protein LOC120275506, which produces MVLFELRFSPSMATASSPLLHRSPPPRARILTSSFLSSTSLPRLKLSPSPSLLVVRSRSRFPTIVAAQSNWLRVIQTVWKVSKDGIEAGTNLMPDMVPRPIARIAVAFIGGAIVLFVFKSFLSTLFFALAVMGLVYFAFIAMNSDEVSKGAGSTASSEDETLEEARRIMEKYK; this is translated from the exons ATGGTGCTCTTTGAGCTCCGCTTCTCGCCATCAATGGCCACTGcttcttctcctctcctccATCGCTCTCCTCCTCCTCGGGCTCGCATTCTCACCTCCTCCTTCCTCTCTTCGACCTCTTTGCCTCGGCTGAAGCTCTCGCCCTCGCCTTCCTTGCTTGTGGTTCGATCTCGCTCTCGTTTTCCAACCATCGTCGCCGCCCAATCCAATTGGCTTAGAG TCATTCAAACTGTCTGGAAGGTCAGTAAAGATGGCATTGAAGCAGGAACCAATCTCATGCCA GACATGGTTCCAAGGCCAATTGCAAGAATTGCTGTGGCTTTCATCGGCGGAGCAATTGTTCTTTTTGTGTTCAAGTCTTTCCTTTCCACTCTATTTTTTGCTCTG GCTGTGATGGGACTCGTATACTTCGCCTTTATAGCAATGAACTCCGACGAGGTATCGAAAGGAGCGGGAAGCACGGCATCTAGCGAAGATGAAACCTTGGAAGAAGCCCGGAGAATTATGGAGAAGTACAAGTAA
- the LOC120275505 gene encoding shugoshin-1-like isoform X4, whose amino-acid sequence MENHAVGAIKTLPFCVGRAERSQKMPVIGSAMGRKMLSDITNTARAVEVAGDGESDAVDNPALLKLLYEKSKIIEMSGMELLNLRTALQKAHQQNWQLAQANSRMLGELNQGKDRLKVMQHELSCALALVRAKTLEVEEQKKVAKHVPEKTITELKKEGDANVEVVAERNNPASSKNVCGTNRKRALRTKSLGSSNAAHEVTSVKEKDEKRRRSLRRKSQVCEPTEDLFEIEDAKFLICSSSEPLHETGSSPVEISVKEFENEQNDSPQNQNQNSRRSLSGRPVRKATEKVCSYKERPINVKMRRGE is encoded by the exons ATGGAGAACCACGCCGTTGGAGCCATCAAAACCCTTCCTTTCT GTGTTGGGAGAGCGGAGAGATCTCAGAAGATGCCGGTGATTGGAAGCGCGATGGGGAGGAAGATGCTCTCGGATATCACCAACACCGCTAGGGCCGTGGAGGTCGCCGGAGATGGAGAAAGTGATGCTGTG GACAACCCTGCTTTGTTGAAGCTTCTTTATGAGAAAAG TAAAATTATAGAGATGAGTGGCATGGAGTTGCTGAATCTCCGGACTGCTTTGCAGAAAGCACATCAGCAGAACTGGCAGCTAGCTCAGGCAAATTCTCGAATGCTTGGG GAACTCAACCAAGGGAAAGATAGA TTAAAAGTGATGCAGCACGAGCTTAGTTGCGCGCTTGCACTTGTCAGAGCAAAGACTTTGGAAGTAGAG GAGCAGAAGAAGGTAGCTAAACATGTTCCGGAGAAGACCATTACTGAG CTCAAGAAAGAGGGTGACGCCAATGTGGAGGTTGTGGCTGAGAGAAACAATCCTGCTAGTTCCAAGAATGTGTGTGGTACCAACCGGAAAAGAGCACTAAGAACCAAAT CTTTGGGATCTAGCAATGCAGCACATGAAGTTACTTCTGTGAaggaaaaagatgaaaagagaag AAGATCTCTGCGAAGGAAATCTCAAGTATGTGAACCTACCGAAGATTTGTTCGAGATAGAAGATGCAAAATTTCTGATTTGTTCATCAAGTGAACCTCTGCATGAAACTGGTTCTTCTCCGGTGGAAATATCAGTGAAGGAGTTTGAGAATGAACAAAATGATTCACCAcagaatcaaaatcaaaactctcGAAGATCCTTAAGCGGGCGGCCAGTCCGCAAGGCCACTGAGAAGGTTTGCTCTTACAAAGAAAGACCCATCAATGTTAAAATGAGAAGAGGAGAATGA
- the LOC120275505 gene encoding shugoshin-1-like isoform X2, which produces MENHAVGAIKTLPFCVGRAERSQKMPVIGSAMGRKMLSDITNTARAVEVAGDGESDAVDNPALLKLLYEKSKIIEMSGMELLNLRTALQKAHQQNWQLAQANSRMLGELNQGKDRLKVMQHELSCALALVRAKTLEVEEQKKIAEIVCEMVITEKKVAKHVPEKTITELKKEGDANVEVVAERNNPASSKNVCGTNRKRALRTKSLGSSNAAHEVTSVKEKDEKRRRSLRRKSQVCEPTEDLFEIEDAKFLICSSSEPLHETGSSPVEISVKEFENEQNDSPQNQNQNSRRSLSGRPVRKATEKVCSYKERPINVKMRRGE; this is translated from the exons ATGGAGAACCACGCCGTTGGAGCCATCAAAACCCTTCCTTTCT GTGTTGGGAGAGCGGAGAGATCTCAGAAGATGCCGGTGATTGGAAGCGCGATGGGGAGGAAGATGCTCTCGGATATCACCAACACCGCTAGGGCCGTGGAGGTCGCCGGAGATGGAGAAAGTGATGCTGTG GACAACCCTGCTTTGTTGAAGCTTCTTTATGAGAAAAG TAAAATTATAGAGATGAGTGGCATGGAGTTGCTGAATCTCCGGACTGCTTTGCAGAAAGCACATCAGCAGAACTGGCAGCTAGCTCAGGCAAATTCTCGAATGCTTGGG GAACTCAACCAAGGGAAAGATAGA TTAAAAGTGATGCAGCACGAGCTTAGTTGCGCGCTTGCACTTGTCAGAGCAAAGACTTTGGAAGTAGAG GAGCAGAAGAAAATAGCTGAAATTGTTTGTGAGATGGTGATAACTGAG AAGAAGGTAGCTAAACATGTTCCGGAGAAGACCATTACTGAG CTCAAGAAAGAGGGTGACGCCAATGTGGAGGTTGTGGCTGAGAGAAACAATCCTGCTAGTTCCAAGAATGTGTGTGGTACCAACCGGAAAAGAGCACTAAGAACCAAAT CTTTGGGATCTAGCAATGCAGCACATGAAGTTACTTCTGTGAaggaaaaagatgaaaagagaag AAGATCTCTGCGAAGGAAATCTCAAGTATGTGAACCTACCGAAGATTTGTTCGAGATAGAAGATGCAAAATTTCTGATTTGTTCATCAAGTGAACCTCTGCATGAAACTGGTTCTTCTCCGGTGGAAATATCAGTGAAGGAGTTTGAGAATGAACAAAATGATTCACCAcagaatcaaaatcaaaactctcGAAGATCCTTAAGCGGGCGGCCAGTCCGCAAGGCCACTGAGAAGGTTTGCTCTTACAAAGAAAGACCCATCAATGTTAAAATGAGAAGAGGAGAATGA
- the LOC120275505 gene encoding shugoshin-1-like isoform X1, with translation MENHAVGAIKTLPFCVGRAERSQKMPVIGSAMGRKMLSDITNTARAVEVAGDGESDAVDNPALLKLLYEKSKIIEMSGMELLNLRTALQKAHQQNWQLAQANSRMLGELNQGKDRLKVMQHELSCALALVRAKTLEVEEQKKIAEIVCEMVITEEQKKVAKHVPEKTITELKKEGDANVEVVAERNNPASSKNVCGTNRKRALRTKSLGSSNAAHEVTSVKEKDEKRRRSLRRKSQVCEPTEDLFEIEDAKFLICSSSEPLHETGSSPVEISVKEFENEQNDSPQNQNQNSRRSLSGRPVRKATEKVCSYKERPINVKMRRGE, from the exons ATGGAGAACCACGCCGTTGGAGCCATCAAAACCCTTCCTTTCT GTGTTGGGAGAGCGGAGAGATCTCAGAAGATGCCGGTGATTGGAAGCGCGATGGGGAGGAAGATGCTCTCGGATATCACCAACACCGCTAGGGCCGTGGAGGTCGCCGGAGATGGAGAAAGTGATGCTGTG GACAACCCTGCTTTGTTGAAGCTTCTTTATGAGAAAAG TAAAATTATAGAGATGAGTGGCATGGAGTTGCTGAATCTCCGGACTGCTTTGCAGAAAGCACATCAGCAGAACTGGCAGCTAGCTCAGGCAAATTCTCGAATGCTTGGG GAACTCAACCAAGGGAAAGATAGA TTAAAAGTGATGCAGCACGAGCTTAGTTGCGCGCTTGCACTTGTCAGAGCAAAGACTTTGGAAGTAGAG GAGCAGAAGAAAATAGCTGAAATTGTTTGTGAGATGGTGATAACTGAG GAGCAGAAGAAGGTAGCTAAACATGTTCCGGAGAAGACCATTACTGAG CTCAAGAAAGAGGGTGACGCCAATGTGGAGGTTGTGGCTGAGAGAAACAATCCTGCTAGTTCCAAGAATGTGTGTGGTACCAACCGGAAAAGAGCACTAAGAACCAAAT CTTTGGGATCTAGCAATGCAGCACATGAAGTTACTTCTGTGAaggaaaaagatgaaaagagaag AAGATCTCTGCGAAGGAAATCTCAAGTATGTGAACCTACCGAAGATTTGTTCGAGATAGAAGATGCAAAATTTCTGATTTGTTCATCAAGTGAACCTCTGCATGAAACTGGTTCTTCTCCGGTGGAAATATCAGTGAAGGAGTTTGAGAATGAACAAAATGATTCACCAcagaatcaaaatcaaaactctcGAAGATCCTTAAGCGGGCGGCCAGTCCGCAAGGCCACTGAGAAGGTTTGCTCTTACAAAGAAAGACCCATCAATGTTAAAATGAGAAGAGGAGAATGA
- the LOC120275505 gene encoding shugoshin-1-like isoform X3: MENHAVGAIKTLPFCVGRAERSQKMPVIGSAMGRKMLSDITNTARAVEVAGDGESDAVDNPALLKLLYEKSKIIEMSGMELLNLRTALQKAHQQNWQLAQANSRMLGELNQGKDRLKVMQHELSCALALVRAKTLEVEEQKKIAEIVCEMEQKKVAKHVPEKTITELKKEGDANVEVVAERNNPASSKNVCGTNRKRALRTKSLGSSNAAHEVTSVKEKDEKRRRSLRRKSQVCEPTEDLFEIEDAKFLICSSSEPLHETGSSPVEISVKEFENEQNDSPQNQNQNSRRSLSGRPVRKATEKVCSYKERPINVKMRRGE; the protein is encoded by the exons ATGGAGAACCACGCCGTTGGAGCCATCAAAACCCTTCCTTTCT GTGTTGGGAGAGCGGAGAGATCTCAGAAGATGCCGGTGATTGGAAGCGCGATGGGGAGGAAGATGCTCTCGGATATCACCAACACCGCTAGGGCCGTGGAGGTCGCCGGAGATGGAGAAAGTGATGCTGTG GACAACCCTGCTTTGTTGAAGCTTCTTTATGAGAAAAG TAAAATTATAGAGATGAGTGGCATGGAGTTGCTGAATCTCCGGACTGCTTTGCAGAAAGCACATCAGCAGAACTGGCAGCTAGCTCAGGCAAATTCTCGAATGCTTGGG GAACTCAACCAAGGGAAAGATAGA TTAAAAGTGATGCAGCACGAGCTTAGTTGCGCGCTTGCACTTGTCAGAGCAAAGACTTTGGAAGTAGAG GAGCAGAAGAAAATAGCTGAAATTGTTTGTGAGATG GAGCAGAAGAAGGTAGCTAAACATGTTCCGGAGAAGACCATTACTGAG CTCAAGAAAGAGGGTGACGCCAATGTGGAGGTTGTGGCTGAGAGAAACAATCCTGCTAGTTCCAAGAATGTGTGTGGTACCAACCGGAAAAGAGCACTAAGAACCAAAT CTTTGGGATCTAGCAATGCAGCACATGAAGTTACTTCTGTGAaggaaaaagatgaaaagagaag AAGATCTCTGCGAAGGAAATCTCAAGTATGTGAACCTACCGAAGATTTGTTCGAGATAGAAGATGCAAAATTTCTGATTTGTTCATCAAGTGAACCTCTGCATGAAACTGGTTCTTCTCCGGTGGAAATATCAGTGAAGGAGTTTGAGAATGAACAAAATGATTCACCAcagaatcaaaatcaaaactctcGAAGATCCTTAAGCGGGCGGCCAGTCCGCAAGGCCACTGAGAAGGTTTGCTCTTACAAAGAAAGACCCATCAATGTTAAAATGAGAAGAGGAGAATGA
- the LOC120275504 gene encoding probable pectate lyase 5: MLLLLLLLVSSSTAISILPNSSIAVPDPDAVADHLHRQVELAHRRALIESKDQQCFTGNPIDDCWRCAGTDWRADRQRLAECGLGFGRDALGGKNGQFYVVTDSSDPDPVNPRPGTLRYAAIQDDPLWITFAADMTIHLSEELLVNSFKTIDGRGADVHIAGGACITLQYVSNVIIHNINVHHCVPAGNANVRATPTHAGYRSRSDGDGISIYGARKIWIDHCSLSSCADGLIDAIMGSTGLTISNNYFSHHNDVMLLGHSDDYLPDSAMQVTIAFNRFGEELVQRMPRCRRGYIHIVNNDFTQWEMYAIGGSANPTINSQGNRYTAPSNPNAKEVTKRVDTEDGQWEGWNWRSEGDVMVNGAFFVASGAGVGAKYGLASSVEPKSAALIDQLTRNAGVFGGTREASDGGGSSSGAASGAGKASGGEAGGGGGYGYLGMYFASSAPTFCHCYNLMRLISAFLIGKSCIFTFPRLQDKGDLSLWGLLSWVHMLG, translated from the exons atgcttctcctcctcctcctcctcgtctcCTCCTCCACCGCCATCTCCATCCTCCCCAACTCCTCCATCGCCGTTCCAGACCCCGATGCCGTCGCCGATCATCTCCACAG GCAGGTCGAGCTCGCCCATCGCCGTGCGCTCATCGAGTCCAAAGATCAACAATGTTTCACCGGAAACCCCATTGACGATTGCTGGCGCTGCGCCGGCACGGACTGGCGCGCTGACCGGCAGCGCCTCGCCGAGTGTGGCCTTGGCTTTGGCCGTGATGCTCTCGGCGGCAAGAACGGCCAGTTCTATGTCGTCACTGACTCCTCCGACCCCGATCCCGTCAATCCCCGTCCCGGCACTCTGCGCTACGCCGCCATCCAAGACGATCCTCTCTGGATCACCTTCGCCGCCGATATGACCATCCATTTATCCGAGGAGCTCCTTGTCAATAGCTTCAAAACCATCGACGGCCGTGGCGCCGATGTCCACATCGCCGGCGGTGCTTGCATTACTCTCCAATACGTCTCCAATGTCATCATCCACAACATCAACGTCCACCACTGCGTCCCTGCCGGCAACGCCAACGTCCGCGCCACACCGACCCACGCTGGCTACCGTTCCCGCTCCGATGGCGACGGCATCTCGATCTACGGAGCTCGCAAGATTTGGATCGACCATTGCTCGCTCTCTTCCTGCGCCGATGGCCTCATCGACGCCATCATGGGATCCACCGGGTTAACCATTTCCAACAACTACTTCTCCCACCACAACGACGTGATGCTTCTCGGCCACAGCGACGATTACCTTCCGGATTCCGCGATGCAAGTCACCATCGCCTTCAATCGCTTCGGCGAGGAGCTTGTTCAGCGTATGCCGAGGTGCCGGCGAGGGTATATCCACATCGTCAACAATGATTTCACTCAATGGGAGATGTACGCCATTGGAGGCAGTGCAAACCCTACAATCAACAGTCAGGGTAATCGCTACACTGCTCCATCCAATCCCAATGCAAAagag GTAACAAAGAGAGTGGATACTGAGGATGGGCAATGGGAAGGATGGAACTGGAGATCGGAAGGGGATGTGATGGTAAATGGGGCGTTCTTCGTTGCGTCTGGGGCTGGGGTGGGGGCTAAGTATGGCCTGGCATCGAGCGTGGAGCCGAAGTCCGCGGCGCTCATTGACCAGCTCACCAGGAATGCCGGTGTCTTTGGTGGGACAAG AGAAGCTAGTGACGGGGGTGGGTCAAGTTCCGGGGCTGCCTCCGGGGCTGGGAAGGCCAGCGGCGGTGAAGCCGGAGGCGGAGGCGGATATGGATACCTTGGCATGTATTTTGCGAGTAGTGCACCGACATTTTGTCATTGCTACAACCTAATGCGACTTATTTCGGCTTTTTTAATCG